A genomic region of Metopolophium dirhodum isolate CAU chromosome 1, ASM1992520v1, whole genome shotgun sequence contains the following coding sequences:
- the LOC132936571 gene encoding male-specific lethal 3 homolog — MALSIRTLNMTSLLMKCCRIGSSAFTSLPFTWSLSYFLCSFVGWLFFGLQEISTSNHPRKIDKTNLCYLAFPDSNSRLREKNKLIRLPCQPNVVTLLENYHRYLESVSLVIIKQLKKKRQLEVFDKKQLEKCYTLCIEVLDGLRICFNTFLFGMLVVNKDEQAQYYEALQVTLQPPVNNIISQNGEQGYDNVPNYEELEIRDNKNNIKAKRSRRPTSQYASSDCSLTKSHRSKILKDTFEKTRDEDVLKADSWKAVPDSAYDEEIKQIAIVYGVYHLLWLLGTSQLKRICLGCSKL; from the exons ATGGCACTATCGATACGAACATTAAACATGACAAGCCTGCTGATGAAATGCTGTCGGATTGGATCCAGTGCATTCACGTCGTTACCTTTCACTTGGAGTTTGAGTTATTTCCTGTGCTCATTTGTCGGCTGGCTATTTT TTGGTCTACAAGAAATATCGACATCAAATCATCCGAGGAAGATAGATAAAACAAACCTCTGTTACCTGGCGTTTCCTGACTCCAATTCCAGAT TACGCGAAAAGAATAAA TTGATTCGGTTACCCTGTCAACCTAATGTGGTTACATTGCTTGAAAACTACCATAGATATTTAGAAAGTGTTTCTTTAGTGATAATAaagcaactaaaaaaaaaacgtcaacttgaagtttttgacaaaaaacaaCTTGAAAAATG ttacacACTTTGCATTGAAGTATTAGATGGTCTGAGGATTTGTTTTAACACTTTCTTATTCGGAATGTTGGTAGTTAACAAAGACGAACAAGCCCAATACTATGAAGCATTACAAGTGACTCTGCAACCAcctgtaaacaatattatttcaca AAATGGTGAACAAGGCTATGATAATGTACCAAATTACGAAGAATTGGAAATCCgcgataacaaaaataacattaaag CTAAACGAAGCCGCAGACCAACCAGTCAATATGCTAGTTCTGATTGCag TTTAACAAAATCTCATcgttcaaaaattttaaaagatacatttgaaaaaacCCGTGATGAGGATGTATTAAAAGCAGACTCTTGGAAAGCCGTCCCTGACAGTGCATATGATGAAGAAATAAAACAGATAGCTATTGTATACGGTGTCTACCATCTTTTATGGCTTTTGG gtacctctCAACTCAAACGTATTTGTTTGGGATGCAGTAAATTGTGA